Proteins found in one Rhizobium sp. NZLR1 genomic segment:
- a CDS encoding ABC transporter permease: protein MTPRPRVRPGFLLVFAREFNWFRRRPFLLFLTTALPLLLMGLLAAVFSAGLATRLSIAVLDQDSTDLSRRIIRMVDATQDTSVALAVSDLAEGRQLILSGEVHGLLLLPRNLERDVLSARRPEVVFFYNTQTMTTGNLVLRGINSAIPSVAAGIRLSLRTAQGEPVDAAQAALAPVPVQVNPLFNPSLNYAHFLLAALMPSILQVVIVTTMAYSLGLDVETRHRLRILRRLGGGLWPALAGKILPYTLIFLAVLAIADLVLFGLLDMPLRGDRWLLLLAGTLFILANQFIGVLLALLLRPMASAISIGSLFVVPAFGFMGIGFPRIGMNGFAYHYGQLIPGTWYLMARIDQTIRGTPLDLSWKPILVLLFFVILLASLAALRLEAMRSRNRRQASALREAAR from the coding sequence ATGACGCCGCGCCCGCGCGTGCGCCCAGGTTTCCTCCTCGTCTTCGCACGGGAGTTCAACTGGTTTCGCCGCCGGCCGTTTCTGCTGTTCCTGACGACCGCTCTGCCGTTGCTGCTGATGGGCCTTCTCGCTGCCGTTTTCAGTGCGGGGCTGGCCACCCGCCTGTCGATTGCCGTGCTCGACCAAGACAGTACCGATCTGTCGCGGCGGATCATACGGATGGTCGACGCGACCCAGGACACATCGGTCGCGCTTGCCGTCAGCGACCTCGCCGAAGGGCGCCAGCTCATCCTCTCCGGCGAGGTCCACGGCCTGCTCCTGCTGCCACGCAATCTCGAGCGCGACGTCCTCTCCGCCCGGCGGCCGGAGGTGGTGTTCTTCTACAATACCCAGACGATGACAACGGGAAATCTGGTGCTGCGCGGCATCAATTCCGCCATTCCGAGCGTGGCTGCGGGCATCAGATTGTCGCTGCGCACCGCCCAGGGAGAGCCTGTCGATGCCGCTCAGGCCGCTCTCGCCCCCGTTCCGGTCCAGGTGAACCCGCTCTTCAACCCCAGCCTCAACTATGCTCATTTCCTCCTTGCCGCCCTGATGCCCAGCATACTGCAGGTGGTGATCGTCACGACGATGGCCTATTCGCTCGGACTCGACGTCGAGACCCGCCACCGGCTGCGAATTCTCCGGCGGCTCGGCGGCGGCCTGTGGCCGGCGCTCGCAGGCAAGATCCTGCCCTATACGCTGATCTTTCTTGCGGTGCTCGCCATTGCGGACCTGGTCCTCTTCGGCCTTCTCGACATGCCGCTACGCGGTGATCGCTGGCTGCTGCTGCTGGCTGGCACCCTGTTCATCCTGGCGAACCAGTTCATCGGCGTGCTGCTCGCGCTGCTTCTGCGGCCGATGGCAAGCGCAATCAGCATCGGCTCCCTGTTCGTCGTGCCCGCCTTCGGCTTCATGGGCATCGGTTTCCCGAGGATCGGCATGAACGGCTTTGCCTATCACTACGGCCAGTTGATCCCCGGCACATGGTATCTGATGGCAAGGATCGACCAGACAATCCGCGGCACGCCACTCGATCTGTCGTGGAAGCCGATCCTGGTGTTGCTTTTCTTCGTCATCCTGCTTGCATCCCTCGCAGCGCTCCGGCTGGAAGCGATGAGATCCCGGAACCGGCGTCAGGCATCGGCACTGCGGGAGGCGGCTCGATGA
- a CDS encoding alpha-glucosidase/alpha-galactosidase codes for MSFKIAIIGAGSVGFTKKLFTDILCVPEFRDVEFALTDLSEHNLEMIKAILDRIVEANGLPTKVTATTDRRQALSGARYIISCVRVGGLEAYADDIRIPLKYGIDQCVGDTICAGGILYGQRNIPVILDFCKDIREVAEPGAKFLNYANPMAMNTWAAIEYGKVDTVGLCHGVQHGAEQIAEVLGAKSLGELDYVCSGINHQTWFIDLRLNGRKIGKDELVAAFEAHPVYSQQEKLRIDVLKRFGVYSTESNGHLSEYLPWYRKRPEEITRWIDMSDWIHGETGGYLRHSTETRNWFETEFPQFLESAGKPLDPTKRSNEHASHILEALETNRVYRGHFNVKNNGVITNLPSDAIIESPGFVDRFGINMVSGVTLPEACAATCIASINVQRMSVHAAISGDIDLLKLAVLHDPLVGAVSTPEEVWQMVDEMVVAQARWLPQYADAVPAAKERLSKSKVQTRDWAGAARRNVRSIEELRAEKAALKQAV; via the coding sequence ATGAGTTTCAAAATCGCTATCATCGGTGCGGGCAGCGTCGGTTTCACCAAGAAGCTGTTCACCGACATATTGTGCGTTCCCGAGTTTCGCGACGTCGAATTCGCGCTGACCGATCTCAGCGAGCATAATCTCGAGATGATCAAGGCGATCCTCGACCGGATCGTCGAAGCGAACGGTTTGCCGACCAAGGTGACGGCGACGACCGACCGGCGCCAGGCGCTGTCCGGCGCCCGTTATATCATCAGCTGCGTGCGGGTCGGCGGGCTCGAGGCCTATGCCGACGATATCCGCATCCCGTTGAAGTACGGCATCGATCAATGCGTCGGCGATACGATCTGCGCCGGCGGCATCCTTTACGGCCAGCGCAACATCCCGGTTATCCTCGATTTCTGCAAGGATATCAGAGAGGTCGCCGAGCCCGGCGCGAAATTCCTGAACTATGCCAACCCGATGGCGATGAACACCTGGGCGGCGATCGAATATGGCAAGGTCGATACCGTCGGCCTCTGCCACGGCGTCCAGCACGGCGCCGAACAGATTGCCGAGGTGCTCGGCGCCAAGTCGCTTGGTGAGCTCGACTATGTCTGCTCCGGCATCAACCATCAGACCTGGTTCATCGACCTGCGCCTCAACGGCCGCAAGATCGGCAAGGACGAGCTGGTCGCCGCCTTCGAGGCGCATCCGGTCTATTCGCAGCAGGAGAAGCTGCGCATCGACGTGCTGAAGCGTTTCGGCGTCTATTCCACCGAGAGCAACGGCCATCTTTCGGAATACCTGCCCTGGTACCGCAAGCGGCCGGAGGAAATCACCCGCTGGATCGATATGTCCGACTGGATCCACGGCGAGACCGGCGGTTATCTCCGCCATTCCACCGAAACCCGCAACTGGTTCGAGACCGAATTCCCGCAATTCCTGGAATCCGCCGGAAAGCCGCTCGACCCTACCAAGCGCTCGAACGAACATGCCAGCCACATTCTCGAGGCGCTGGAGACGAACCGGGTCTATCGCGGCCATTTCAACGTCAAGAACAACGGCGTCATCACCAACCTGCCATCCGATGCGATCATCGAATCGCCGGGCTTCGTCGACCGCTTCGGCATCAACATGGTCTCGGGCGTCACCCTGCCGGAAGCCTGTGCGGCCACCTGCATCGCCTCGATCAACGTCCAGCGCATGTCGGTACATGCCGCCATATCCGGCGACATCGATCTTCTGAAGCTTGCCGTGCTGCACGATCCGCTGGTCGGCGCCGTGTCGACGCCTGAGGAAGTCTGGCAGATGGTCGACGAAATGGTCGTTGCCCAGGCGCGCTGGTTGCCGCAATATGCCGATGCCGTGCCGGCCGCCAAGGAGCGGCTGTCGAAATCCAAGGTGCAGACCCGCGACTGGGCGGGTGCCGCACGCCGCAACGTTCGCTCGATCGAGGAGCTGCGCGCGGAAAAGGCGGCGCTGAAACAGGCCGTCTGA
- a CDS encoding AraC family transcriptional regulator — MRTVSLPRGRERLHAMPTSSGYEVRENEPYDWDGRRRGQTPFTVLQHTISGTGRLRYQNRNYRLQGGDTLLVLVPHNHRYWLEKGDRWEYFWISMNGEETLRIHQMVLSTAGPVLKLQPSTIDHLADCSLRLVTGATSPGAASAIAYEAAMALYDDVFGSPAFAAELSLMQPVIDHINANLEKPLPVSDLAGIVGLSRAHFSRSFAESEGMPPAEFVLQQRLQRAVKLLTKADFLPVKEVAIMCGFEDPNYFSKVFRRVYGTNPTEFRTTGMYASIGKLR; from the coding sequence ATGAGGACGGTTTCGCTGCCCCGCGGCCGGGAGCGATTGCATGCGATGCCGACGAGCTCCGGCTATGAAGTGCGCGAGAACGAGCCCTATGACTGGGATGGCCGAAGGCGCGGCCAGACCCCCTTCACCGTGCTGCAGCACACGATCAGCGGCACCGGCCGGCTGCGCTACCAGAACCGCAATTATCGTCTTCAGGGTGGCGACACACTGCTGGTGCTGGTGCCGCACAATCATCGATACTGGCTGGAGAAGGGCGACCGCTGGGAATATTTCTGGATTTCGATGAATGGCGAGGAAACGCTGCGCATCCACCAAATGGTGCTGTCCACCGCCGGGCCGGTGCTGAAACTGCAGCCTTCGACCATCGATCATCTCGCCGATTGCAGCCTGCGCCTCGTCACCGGTGCGACGTCGCCGGGGGCTGCCTCGGCGATTGCCTATGAAGCGGCGATGGCGCTCTACGACGACGTCTTCGGCTCGCCGGCGTTTGCCGCCGAGCTCAGCCTGATGCAGCCGGTGATCGACCATATCAATGCCAATCTCGAAAAGCCGCTGCCGGTCAGCGACCTCGCCGGCATCGTCGGCCTCAGCCGCGCGCATTTCTCCCGCAGCTTCGCCGAGAGCGAGGGCATGCCGCCGGCCGAATTCGTGCTGCAGCAGCGGCTGCAGCGCGCCGTCAAGCTTCTGACCAAGGCGGACTTTCTGCCGGTCAAGGAAGTCGCCATCATGTGCGGCTTCGAGGATCCGAACTATTTCTCCAAGGTCTTCCGCCGGGTCTACGGCACCAACCCGACGGAATTCCGCACCACCGGCATGTATGCCAGCATCGGCAAGCTGCGATAG
- a CDS encoding ABC transporter permease, whose product MLRFLLVRIASAIPVLFILSVVTFAIIQAPPGDYADYIRSQLINQGGASYAQAEEQAQAYRVEHGLDKPMVVQYVNWIGGIVTRGDFGYSMFYNKPVADVVAERLPRTLLLALVCHILASVLGIGFGIWAATRQYSWIDSTLSAISFLGMTVPRFLMALIIVYLLVFQFNVAEIGSFFSPQYGGAPWSWAKFVDLVHHVWPVVAIATFGGLAYNMRVMRGNLLDTLNAQYVETAKAKGLSGAAVVMRHAVPNALHPLVMYQGVVLPYMLTGEIETAIIFALPTVGPAIVGSMAIGDVYVTATFMMVLSATLIVGNIIADLLLALLDPRVRQFQGA is encoded by the coding sequence ATGTTACGATTCCTGCTCGTGCGCATAGCTTCCGCGATCCCCGTCCTGTTCATTCTGAGCGTGGTGACTTTCGCGATCATCCAGGCCCCGCCCGGTGACTATGCCGATTATATAAGATCCCAGCTGATCAACCAGGGCGGCGCATCCTATGCCCAGGCCGAAGAGCAGGCCCAGGCCTACCGGGTCGAACACGGTTTGGATAAACCGATGGTCGTCCAATACGTCAACTGGATCGGCGGCATCGTCACCCGCGGGGATTTCGGCTACAGCATGTTCTACAACAAGCCGGTCGCCGACGTCGTCGCAGAGCGGCTGCCGCGGACCCTGCTTCTGGCGCTTGTCTGCCACATCCTCGCTTCGGTGCTCGGCATCGGCTTCGGCATCTGGGCGGCGACGCGGCAATACAGCTGGATCGACAGCACGCTTTCGGCGATTTCCTTCCTCGGCATGACGGTGCCGCGGTTCCTGATGGCGCTGATCATCGTCTATCTGCTGGTCTTCCAATTCAACGTTGCCGAAATCGGCAGTTTCTTCTCGCCGCAATATGGCGGAGCGCCTTGGTCGTGGGCGAAATTCGTCGATCTCGTCCATCATGTCTGGCCGGTCGTGGCGATCGCCACCTTCGGCGGGCTCGCCTACAATATGCGGGTGATGCGCGGCAATCTGCTCGACACGCTGAACGCCCAATATGTCGAGACGGCCAAGGCCAAGGGGCTTTCCGGCGCGGCGGTGGTGATGCGCCATGCGGTGCCCAATGCGCTTCATCCATTGGTAATGTACCAGGGCGTCGTGCTGCCCTACATGCTGACCGGCGAGATCGAAACCGCCATCATCTTCGCGCTGCCGACCGTCGGCCCGGCGATCGTCGGCTCGATGGCGATCGGCGACGTCTATGTCACCGCCACCTTCATGATGGTGCTGTCGGCGACGCTGATCGTCGGCAACATCATTGCCGACCTGCTGCTGGCGCTGCTCGACCCGCGTGTCCGCCAATTTCAAGGAGCCTGA
- a CDS encoding helix-turn-helix transcriptional regulator: MSLSSAQCRAARALLAWSQDDLSSAANVAKATIANFEAGKRSPYDRTLQDMKHALEGGGVVFIPENGGGAGVRLAKRANSIDTNETETVQYEEYLENDAPPGAGG; this comes from the coding sequence ATGTCTCTATCTTCCGCTCAATGCCGCGCCGCCCGCGCCCTCTTGGCCTGGTCGCAGGACGATCTCTCGTCAGCCGCAAACGTCGCCAAGGCGACGATCGCCAATTTCGAGGCCGGCAAACGCTCTCCCTATGACCGAACCCTCCAGGATATGAAGCACGCCCTGGAAGGCGGCGGCGTCGTTTTCATCCCTGAAAACGGTGGAGGAGCCGGCGTTCGCCTTGCAAAACGTGCAAATTCGATCGACACCAACGAGACCGAAACGGTTCAATATGAAGAATATCTCGAAAACGACGCACCGCCTGGTGCGGGTGGCTGA
- a CDS encoding HlyD family secretion protein, whose amino-acid sequence MMTKKQKLEHSELAGGVDISPRVSGRIAKLIVDVGDNVEASTVIAELESPELTAALHMAQAALAVSEADLTRVNSTRPETIDAANAELAAATADVTLYQEESTRQARLITTGASTQAQVDQTARNLEAAIRKRESAEANVRLAVAGSSKEEKALAAAQVEQARASLNQQQVNVSELTIHAPISGQVTTRVAELGENFSAGAPLFSIIDIRNPWFTFNLREDLLKGLKIDDGFDIVVPAIGPDRIAVKVTMINTQGQYATWRATRATGDFDLRTFEVRAVPVKSVDGLRPGMSAIAAWSER is encoded by the coding sequence ATGATGACAAAGAAGCAGAAGCTCGAACACTCGGAACTGGCCGGAGGCGTCGACATCAGCCCGCGTGTCTCCGGCCGCATCGCCAAACTCATTGTCGACGTCGGCGATAATGTCGAGGCCAGCACGGTGATCGCCGAGCTCGAAAGCCCGGAGCTGACAGCGGCGCTGCACATGGCTCAAGCCGCCCTTGCTGTTTCCGAGGCGGATCTTACCCGCGTCAACAGCACACGCCCTGAGACGATCGATGCTGCGAATGCCGAGCTTGCCGCCGCGACTGCCGATGTCACGCTCTATCAGGAAGAATCTACGCGCCAGGCAAGGCTGATTACCACAGGCGCCTCGACACAGGCGCAGGTCGACCAAACGGCCCGCAATCTCGAAGCGGCGATCCGCAAGCGGGAATCCGCCGAGGCCAATGTGCGGCTGGCCGTTGCCGGCTCCAGCAAAGAGGAGAAGGCGCTTGCCGCCGCGCAGGTGGAGCAGGCGCGCGCCTCGCTCAATCAGCAGCAGGTCAACGTTTCCGAGCTGACCATCCATGCGCCGATCTCCGGTCAGGTGACAACAAGGGTTGCCGAACTCGGCGAGAATTTCAGCGCCGGCGCACCGCTCTTTTCGATCATCGACATCCGGAATCCCTGGTTCACCTTCAATCTGCGCGAAGACCTGCTGAAGGGCCTGAAGATCGACGACGGTTTCGACATCGTCGTACCGGCGATCGGCCCGGACAGGATCGCGGTCAAGGTCACCATGATCAATACGCAGGGGCAATATGCCACCTGGCGGGCGACACGGGCGACCGGCGATTTCGATCTCCGGACATTCGAGGTGCGCGCCGTCCCTGTAAAATCCGTGGACGGCCTGCGCCCCGGCATGAGCGCCATCGCCGCCTGGTCGGAGCGTTGA
- a CDS encoding class I SAM-dependent methyltransferase → MREPDMQKLDALVGRLVGDVGAAMSGALVVLGDKVGLFKAMADGTPMTVQQLSAKTGVKERYVREWLSAQAAADYVSYDEKTDRFSLTPEQAMVFAEENSPAFFVGAFEVVQSMWMDEPKVADAFRTGKGLGWHEHSTCLFRGTERFFRPGYNSHLVAEWIPALAGVEEKLKAGASVADVGCGHGASTILMAQAYPASRFTGFDYHGPSIEKARAAAEDAGVADRVTFEQARAAEFPGRGYDMVAMFDCLHDMGDPVGAGQHVKETLGPNGTWLIVEPFAHDHLKDNLNPVGRVYYGASTMICTPASLSQEVGLGLGAQAGEMKLRKVALDAGFTHFRRATETPFNMVFEVRA, encoded by the coding sequence ATGCGTGAGCCAGATATGCAGAAACTCGATGCACTCGTCGGCCGGCTTGTCGGCGATGTCGGCGCCGCCATGTCGGGCGCCTTGGTCGTGCTGGGGGACAAGGTGGGGCTGTTCAAGGCGATGGCCGACGGAACGCCGATGACCGTCCAGCAACTTTCTGCAAAAACCGGAGTGAAGGAGCGCTATGTCAGGGAATGGCTCAGCGCCCAGGCAGCAGCGGACTATGTCAGCTATGACGAAAAAACCGATCGTTTCAGCCTGACGCCGGAGCAGGCGATGGTCTTTGCCGAGGAAAACAGCCCGGCCTTCTTCGTCGGCGCCTTCGAGGTCGTGCAATCGATGTGGATGGACGAGCCCAAGGTCGCCGACGCCTTCCGCACCGGCAAGGGTCTCGGCTGGCATGAGCACAGCACCTGTCTGTTCAGGGGAACCGAGCGGTTCTTTCGTCCAGGCTATAACAGCCATCTCGTCGCCGAATGGATTCCAGCCCTTGCCGGGGTGGAAGAAAAGCTCAAGGCCGGCGCCAGCGTCGCCGACGTCGGTTGCGGTCACGGGGCATCGACCATCCTGATGGCGCAGGCCTATCCCGCCTCCCGCTTTACCGGCTTCGATTATCACGGCCCGTCGATCGAAAAGGCCAGGGCCGCCGCCGAGGATGCCGGCGTCGCCGACCGTGTGACGTTCGAGCAGGCCCGAGCAGCGGAATTTCCCGGGCGCGGTTATGACATGGTTGCCATGTTCGACTGCCTTCACGACATGGGCGATCCGGTCGGCGCCGGCCAGCACGTCAAGGAAACGCTCGGGCCGAACGGCACGTGGCTGATCGTCGAGCCCTTTGCCCATGACCATCTCAAGGACAATCTCAATCCCGTCGGCCGCGTCTATTACGGCGCCTCGACGATGATCTGCACGCCGGCATCGCTCTCGCAGGAGGTGGGGCTGGGGCTTGGCGCGCAGGCAGGCGAAATGAAGCTTCGAAAGGTGGCGCTCGACGCCGGGTTCACGCATTTCCGTCGTGCGACGGAAACGCCGTTCAACATGGTGTTCGAGGTGCGGGCCTGA
- a CDS encoding ABC transporter permease, producing the protein MIGLLTACRIELMRILSLRPAFSVLILAVCIYAALYPQPYRNEALRDVPIALVDLDGTDSSRQFARRIDASADVAIGAELPDEPSAEREVFARQLYGILVIPKYFERDLLHGRQSPVALYADASYFLIYSRIAGGVSAVAKTFGVEVETARLIAAHVDPAIAAAASDPMPLTTVPLFNPQGGYATYLLPAAFVLILQQTLLIGVGLLGTLRDEGPASSPAGALATVLGKLLAYLILQTAVLPFYLIVLPYLYDIPRLGNPLVIFVFSLPFVVSVSALGMVVAALFRSPLTVQLVFAAIGIPFLFLAGFSWPTEAMPKALHYLALLVPSSSAINGIVSVSQLGASLSDVRTPFLTLWALALFYGCLAVGLEARMRRSYEARSSLAS; encoded by the coding sequence ATGATCGGCCTCCTCACCGCCTGCCGAATCGAACTCATGCGCATCCTGTCGCTGCGGCCGGCATTTTCCGTACTCATTCTGGCAGTCTGCATTTACGCGGCCCTCTATCCTCAGCCCTATCGGAACGAGGCCCTGCGCGACGTGCCGATCGCCCTCGTCGATCTCGACGGCACCGACAGCAGCCGCCAGTTCGCCCGCCGCATCGACGCCTCGGCCGACGTCGCCATCGGTGCCGAACTGCCCGACGAGCCAAGCGCCGAGCGCGAGGTCTTCGCCCGTCAGCTCTATGGCATTCTCGTCATCCCGAAATATTTCGAGCGCGATCTCCTGCATGGGCGCCAGTCGCCCGTGGCGCTTTATGCCGATGCCAGTTACTTCCTGATCTATTCGCGCATCGCCGGCGGCGTTTCGGCCGTCGCCAAGACCTTCGGCGTCGAGGTCGAGACCGCGCGGCTGATCGCCGCGCATGTCGATCCCGCCATCGCCGCCGCGGCCTCCGACCCGATGCCGCTGACGACAGTCCCACTCTTCAACCCGCAGGGCGGCTACGCCACCTATCTTCTTCCCGCCGCCTTCGTTCTCATCCTGCAACAGACACTGTTGATCGGGGTCGGCTTGCTTGGAACGCTCAGGGACGAGGGTCCAGCCAGTTCGCCGGCCGGCGCGCTGGCGACCGTGCTCGGCAAACTGCTTGCCTATCTTATCCTGCAGACGGCGGTACTGCCTTTCTATCTGATCGTCCTGCCTTATCTTTACGATATTCCGAGACTCGGGAACCCTCTCGTCATCTTCGTTTTCTCGCTACCCTTCGTGGTCTCCGTCAGCGCGCTTGGCATGGTCGTCGCAGCTTTGTTCCGCAGCCCCCTCACAGTCCAGCTGGTGTTTGCAGCGATCGGCATCCCCTTCCTGTTTCTCGCCGGCTTTTCCTGGCCGACCGAGGCGATGCCGAAGGCGCTGCATTATCTGGCGCTCCTGGTTCCCAGCAGCTCAGCCATCAACGGCATCGTGTCCGTTTCGCAGCTCGGGGCCTCACTCAGCGACGTCCGCACCCCGTTTCTGACGCTCTGGGCGCTGGCGTTATTCTACGGTTGCCTCGCAGTCGGATTGGAGGCCAGGATGCGCCGGTCCTACGAAGCGCGATCTTCCCTCGCGAGTTGA
- a CDS encoding ABC transporter substrate-binding protein, which yields MMKFRNLGILAGLALGVSVLALNAYASEATVPPAPADFPAEGKIKYVARDSILEFKALPEYHEPDWVTKNFVSAGKLPPVKDRLPKEPMVFKTGNMPDGIGVYGDTMRHVIGGRPEGWNYGAGQTQGWGGIDIGLSECLTRTAPLFQVEAKDTEPLPNLAKSWDWSTDGHKLTMHLVEGAKWSDGAPFNADDIMFYWDDEVVDPNVSPLGGGASPEAFGVGTTLKKIDDYTVEWTFKEAFPKQYLYTMSYPNFCPGPSHILKPQHPKYSKNTYDQFKNAFPPEFMNIPVMGAWVPVEYRSDDIIVMRRNPYYWKVDEKGNQLPYLNELHYKLSTWADRDVQAVAGAADISNLEQPENFVASLKRAAEKTAPARLAFGPRLIGYNLRMNFSANGWGNPDERGQAIRELNRNEDFRKAVTMALDRKAIGDSLVKGPFTAIYAGGLSSGTSFYDRNSTVYYPFDLKGAKAELAKAGLKDTDGNGIVNFPAGTLGGKDVEIVMLINNQYTTDKSLAEGVVAQMEKLGLKIVINALDGPKRDDAHYGGRFDWLIQRNTTELSSVVQNTEQLAPIGPRTSWHHRAGKDDQLDLMPFEKELNDVVAKFTTSPDNDARVALMKQYQKISTEHVNTVGLTEYPGALIINKRFSNVPQGTPIFMFNWAEDSVIRERLWVAADKQGKYELFPEQLPGKPGDKGPVKN from the coding sequence ATGATGAAATTCCGCAACCTTGGCATTCTGGCCGGACTGGCGCTTGGCGTCTCAGTCCTGGCGCTGAATGCATACGCCTCCGAGGCCACCGTTCCGCCGGCGCCGGCGGACTTCCCGGCCGAAGGCAAGATCAAATATGTGGCGCGCGACTCCATCCTGGAGTTCAAGGCGCTGCCCGAATATCACGAGCCCGACTGGGTCACGAAGAATTTCGTCTCAGCCGGCAAGCTGCCGCCGGTCAAGGATCGCCTGCCGAAGGAGCCGATGGTCTTCAAGACAGGCAATATGCCTGATGGTATCGGTGTCTACGGCGATACGATGCGCCACGTCATCGGCGGCCGGCCGGAAGGCTGGAACTACGGCGCCGGCCAGACGCAGGGCTGGGGCGGCATCGATATCGGTCTCTCCGAGTGCCTGACCCGCACCGCGCCGCTGTTCCAGGTGGAAGCCAAGGACACCGAGCCGTTGCCGAACCTTGCCAAGAGCTGGGATTGGTCCACAGACGGCCACAAGCTGACCATGCACCTGGTCGAAGGCGCCAAATGGTCGGACGGCGCGCCGTTCAATGCCGACGACATCATGTTCTACTGGGATGACGAAGTCGTCGATCCGAACGTCTCGCCGCTCGGCGGCGGCGCCTCGCCTGAGGCTTTCGGCGTCGGCACGACGTTGAAGAAGATCGACGACTACACCGTCGAATGGACCTTCAAGGAAGCCTTCCCGAAGCAATATCTCTACACGATGTCCTACCCGAACTTCTGCCCGGGTCCATCGCATATCCTCAAACCCCAACATCCGAAATATTCGAAGAACACCTACGACCAGTTCAAGAACGCCTTCCCGCCGGAGTTCATGAACATACCGGTCATGGGCGCCTGGGTGCCTGTGGAATATCGTTCCGACGACATCATCGTCATGCGCCGCAACCCCTATTACTGGAAGGTCGACGAGAAGGGCAATCAGCTGCCCTATCTGAACGAGCTGCACTATAAGCTCTCGACCTGGGCCGACCGCGACGTTCAGGCCGTGGCCGGGGCCGCCGATATCTCCAACCTCGAGCAGCCGGAAAACTTCGTCGCGTCGCTGAAGCGCGCCGCAGAAAAGACCGCGCCGGCCCGCCTGGCTTTCGGTCCGCGCCTCATCGGCTATAACTTGCGCATGAACTTCTCCGCCAACGGCTGGGGCAACCCGGACGAACGCGGCCAGGCGATCCGCGAGCTGAACCGCAACGAGGATTTCCGCAAGGCCGTCACCATGGCGCTCGATCGCAAGGCGATCGGCGACTCGCTGGTCAAGGGACCGTTCACCGCGATCTATGCGGGCGGGCTCTCCTCCGGCACCAGCTTTTACGACCGCAACTCCACCGTCTACTATCCCTTTGATCTCAAGGGCGCCAAGGCGGAACTCGCCAAGGCAGGCCTCAAGGATACCGATGGCAACGGCATCGTGAACTTCCCGGCCGGCACGCTCGGCGGCAAGGATGTCGAAATCGTCATGCTGATCAACAATCAGTACACGACCGACAAGAGCCTTGCCGAAGGTGTCGTCGCTCAGATGGAGAAGCTCGGTCTGAAGATCGTCATCAATGCGCTCGACGGCCCGAAGCGTGACGACGCGCATTATGGCGGCCGTTTCGACTGGCTGATCCAGCGCAACACGACGGAACTGTCGTCGGTGGTGCAGAATACCGAGCAGCTTGCGCCGATCGGTCCACGCACCAGCTGGCACCATCGCGCCGGCAAGGACGATCAGCTCGATCTGATGCCGTTCGAAAAGGAACTGAACGATGTCGTCGCCAAGTTCACGACCAGCCCGGACAATGATGCCCGCGTTGCGCTGATGAAACAGTACCAGAAGATCTCGACAGAGCACGTCAACACCGTGGGTCTGACGGAATATCCTGGCGCCCTGATCATCAACAAGCGGTTCTCGAATGTGCCGCAGGGCACGCCGATCTTCATGTTCAACTGGGCTGAAGATTCGGTGATCCGCGAACGCCTGTGGGTGGCCGCCGACAAGCAGGGCAAATACGAGCTGTTCCCAGAACAGCTGCCCGGCAAGCCTGGCGACAAGGGCCCTGTTAAGAACTAG